Below is a window of Pseudomonadota bacterium DNA.
GAATGACATTGAGGCCGATGCCGCCAAGGCCGAATACGACCACCTTCGAGCCGGGCTCCACCTTCGCATCGAACACCACCGCGCCGACACCCGTGGTGACGCCGCAGCCGATGTAACAGACCTTATCGAACGGCGCATCGGGCCGGATTTTGGCGAGCGCGATTTCAGGCAACACGGTGTAATTGGAGAAGGTGCTGCAGCCCATGTAATGCAGGATCGGCGTGCCATCGATCGAGAAACGTGAGGTACCATCCGGCATCAATCCCCTGCCCTGGGTGGGGCGAATTTTCTGGCATAAATTGGTTTTGGGATGCAGGCAGTATTCGCATTCGCGGCATTCGGGCGTGTAAAGCGGGATGACATGGTCGCCGCGTTTCAGGCTGGTGACACCCGCCCCCACCTCAACCACCACCCCGGCCCCTTCATGGCCGAGAATGGCTGGGAACGCGCCTTCCGGGTCGTCGCCCGAGAGGGTGAACGCATCCGTATGGCAAACGCCGGTGGCTTTGATTTCGACCAGCACCTCGCCCGCGCGCGGGCCTTCCAGATCAACGGTTTCGATGCTGAGTTTTTTACCCGCGCCATAGGCGACGGCGGCTTTCGTTTTCATGACATACCCTGTGCGAATCAGATGAGGACAGGCGCTAATGAGTCACAAAACAGACGGCTTGAAAAGCGATATCACGCGGAGTGCCCCGCGTGATATCGCCCATCAAAAGGATTAAGGGGTTTTGATTTTGGTGATTTTGCTACCTTCGATGCTCACACCCGCCATCAGACCTTGCTGATCGAAGATGAAGGCATAGGCATCATCCTTAAGCGTCGAGGTCGAGAGGTTTTTCGCAACGCCTTCGTTCACGACAACAACCGTCGGGCCGACACCCACTTCCCAACCATGGGTGGCGCGCACATAATCCAGCGCTTTGTCGTTCATCAGGAACACGACATAACCATAGGATTGCGCACCAGCCTGCAGGCCCCATGACGCGGTCACCGAGTTATAATAGTTCTCGACTTTGTTGTTCGTCAGCAGCTCGCCTTCACCATACGCGCCACCGAACACGAGGCCCGCTTTGACGATGCTAGGGAAGATCAGCACGCCTTTCGATTTTTTCGAAAGGGCGGCGGCGGTTGGGTTTTCAGCAATCAGTTTCTGCAGGGCCTGGCTGGATTCCTTATTCAGGTCTTCCTTGGTTGCAGCGTTTGCACCCGGCGCGAAACCGAGCGAAAAGATGGTCGCCAACGAAAAAGCCATCGTGGCGAGGATAGGACGGAAGTGAGACATAGTAAGCTCCTGTGATGTGGTTTCTGGTATTTGCCAGCAGCTTCTGCCGCAGCAAACACGAAGCCACCATGCACCGCCCGCCATAAATACGCCATCAGGAAATGATGCCTATTTCGCTATTTGCATCGTCCGCCCATGCGACACGATATAGCGCACAATCTCATATTCAAACGGCGTGCCCGACTCGAAATAGCGGAACGAGTTGGTATAGCGCATATTCACCGGCTGCACCCCATAGGCAATAATGCCATAGGTCGGCGAGGACTCGACCTCGTTGGGCAGGATCAGCGACAGCGTTACCAAATCGACAATCGTGCCGGTGGTGTCACGCAGGTTGGATGGGCCAAAGAACGGCAACACGATGTATGGCCCGGGCCCCGCGCCCCAATAGCCCAGCGTCTGCCCGAAATCTTCCGGCTGGCGGTGTAGCCCCATTTCGCTTGCCACATCGAACGTGCCAAGCAGCCCCACGGTCGTGTTCACCACAAACCGGCCAAGCGTCGTCGAAGCTTTGCCGGGGCTTGCCTGCATCACGGCATTGGTAAAATTACCAATCTCACCCACGTTGAGGAAGAAGTTCGACACACGCTGGCGCACAAACACCGGCGTCACGTACGTATACGCATCCACCACCGGAATCAGCACATAGCGGTCCAGCTGGGCGTTGAGTTTATACATATATTTGTTGGTGCCCTCCGCCGGGTCATAGACCGCGAATTGCTCCTGCGCATAGCGCTCGCGGTCGGCATCGGTAAAATAGCGCATCGTTGGCGGCGCATTGTCCTCGGGCCGCTCGGCTGAGCATCCGGCAAGCGCCAGCATCACCAGCAGCACGCCGCCTATCCGCATCCGCGCGCTCATGATTCACCATCCCGCAGGAAATGGACGATATGGTAGCCAACCGTCGGATAGGCAAGGTTGCCGACATGGCCGCCATGATCAAATACGAACGCATTGGGGCTGAACATACGCGCCAGTTTATCCGCCTCGCCGGGGGCGAGGATCACATCGTCGAGATTGGTAATCATACCGAATTTCGGGTTGTGGTGGATATAACCATCGAGCGATTCCAGCCCGGATTCTTCGATCATTTGCGCACGCGTCATACCGGGATACATCGCCTGCAAGCGCTGCACATACAGTTCGTTGAAATAATCGATGAAGCTGGTGCGCAAAGCGAGGCTCATCGTATGGGTCAGGTTGGTGCTGGTGGTGAAGGGCTTGTCTTTGGGGAACACATAGCCCGCATGGCTCATCACATCCGCCGCGAAGGCGAGGCTTGCCGCCGATAGGCGGAAACTCAGGCCAATGGTGGCGGCCAACTTCGCATCGTCGGGCTGGTATTTTTCATAGGCATCGATCAGCGCGCGCTCGTTGCTGAAATCCAGCGCATCGCCACTTTGCTGGGTGGTGCTCAGGCGCATCAGCGCGGTTTTGATGAAGCTATCCGCATCATCCATCCCGTGCGGCAAGCCCTGATAGAGCATCGCGTTAATCGTCTTGGTCGAGCTATAAAGGCTCAGCGGTGGGTTGATGAGCAGCACGCGCGCAAAGTTAAATTGGCGTTTTTCCTCATCCAGCTTAGCGGTGAAAGCCGCATCCAGCGCGCCGAGGCTATAGCCGGTCAGCATGCGCTTCGTCACCGTGGCATGCTTCGTCACATCCGCATCGATCATACCCATCACCCGGTAGAGGTCCTCCGCCGATTGGCGCGGGCGGCCCACCAGGAAGTTACCACTCGCATTGATGATAAAATTCTGATGCGTCGGCGAAGGCAGCAGCACTACATGGAAGCCCGCGCTATAGAGAATATTACCCAGCGTGCGCATTTTCTCGGCCCGGTGATCCGCGCCGGTGCCCGCAATCACATAGACCAGCGGCGCGGGTTTCGCCTGCAGCATTTCGCTGTAACGCAGGCCGCGCTCATACCAAAACCCTTCGGGAATGTCACGATTGGGGAATACTGTCAGTTTCTTTTCCTGCGGCGCAGGCATCGCCGAATAATCGAGCTTCAACTCCGGCGGCACCGCAATAATCGTCGCCGCATACGGATTGCGGATGGGATAATCATAGGCCGGGGCGGCGGGCAAACTCCAGATCGCCTCGGGCAGCGGATGCGTGGATGCGGGCTTGGCGGTGCACCCGGCAGCCATTAAGGCAGCCAGCAGCATAAGCGGCGCGCCGCGGAGCAGACGTTCTAAATAGCGCGACGGAAAATGCATAGCCTGACAATAACTCCAAATTCTATAGGCGCCATATTAAACGGGTTGTCTATAAGTTTTACATCATGAAATGCGCCGGGCTGTAAAACCCCTACGCCCAAGCGATAGCACCATGCCGTCGGGCGTCGATTTACTTCTGCTTTTTAGACGTAAAAACAGTCCGCGCGCAGGCAATCACCCGCTCGATCACCGCGCCGAATATCACCCCGCCTATTGCGCAGAGGAGTGCCTTGGCAACCCATGCCAGCGCCGGTATTCCCATCAACGCATGCTGCACATGCTCCAGCCCGTGATGCAGCGGCGTAATGCCATGGGCGATGATTTCCGCCCCCACCCATAGCATCGCCGCGGTGCCGATATAGCTGAGGATCGTCAAAAAACCGGGCATGGATTTCACTATTCCGCGACCGATGCGCCGGGTCAGCGAGCGGTGCTTCTCGCGCGCCATGTAAAGGCCAATATCATCCGCCTTCACGATCAGCCCGACAAAGCCATAGACCGCCACCGTGATGGCAAACGCCACGCACAGCATGACAACCACCTGTGTGAGCACAGGCTTATCGACGACACTGGCATAGGTAATGGCCATAATCTCGGCGGATAAGATAAAATCCGTCCGCACGGCGCTTTTGACCCGTATATTTTCCAATGCTTCCGGGGTGATGACTTCCATCGCCTCGCCCTCTTCGGCATGATGGCCATCCGCATGCGTGCTGAACAGGGAATGCACTTTCTCGTAGCCCTCAAAACACAGATAGGCGCCACCCAGCATCAGCAAGGGCTGGATGCTCCACTCCGCGAAGACGCCAAGCAGCAGTATCGCCGGCCCCACAAACAGCAGCTTGTTGACCAGCGATTTCCTGGCAATCTTGTAAATAATGGCAAGTTCGCGCGCGGGCGACAGCCCGACCACATATTTAGGCGTCACCGCCGCATCATCGATAATAATGCCCGAAACTTTGCCGCTGGTTTTGGCAACCTGCGCGGGGATATCATCAAGGCTTGCCGCCCCCACTTTTACCAGTGCGGCAATATCGTCTAACAGCGCAAGCAGGCCAGTGGCCATAGAGATTCCCCTTGGAAGCGTTTCGAAGGGCCGATCCTACAGAGGATGCGGGCAGTCGTCCAGCCTCCTTGCAACGGCAGGGAGGCACATCGCCATTGCGTCTGCGTGGCTTTGGGGGATATAAGGGCCTTCGTTCCATGTTGGCCGCGCCAAGCAACGTCTGTACCCACCCATGCTTACATCCACGTACCGCCCGCTTATTCTTTTGCTGCTTGTCGGTGCGGGCGCCGCATTTCTCATGTCGGATGCACGCCAGTTCCTGACGCTTGAAACCCTCAAAGCAAGCCACGCGCATTGGGCCATGTTTTATGCTGCTCATCCATGGGTTTGCCGGGCTTTCTTTATGGCAGGCGCGCTGGTCTTCTTCAGCTTGCCGTTGCCGGGTGGCAGCCTATTGCTGCTCGCTGCGGGGAGTATTTTTGGCTGGCTTGTGGGCTTTATCATTATTGTCATCACGGCCATGGGTGGTGCCTGCATCGCCTTCCTGTGCTCGCGGTTATTGATCGGCGAGTATGTGCAGCGACGGTTCGCGGCGCAGTTGATGCAGGTCAATCGTGGCATTGCGGATGAAGGAGCGCTTTATGTCTTTGCGCTGCACCTCATCCCGTTCATTCCGTTTGGCATCATCAACTGGGTCATGGGCATAACGCCGCTGCGGCTGCATGTGTTCGCCTGTGCCAGCCTGCTGGGCTTACTGCCAGGCATTGCGCTGATTACTGCTGCGGGCACGCAGCTTGCCAGCATCCACAGCCTGTCCGATATCTTCTCGCCGGCGCTGCTGCTCTCGCTGTGCGCTATTGGCGTGCTGCCGGTGGCCGCCCGTCGTTTCTTACAGTATCTGCGGCAACGCTCCGCCTAGTGTGCGGCTTCCTTTTCGAGCTGCTTAATATACGCACCCAGCTTCTTTTTATCGACTTTGAACAGGAACAATGTGCGTGAGTTCAGCGGGTCGTTAGGGTCGCATGGCAATGCGAAAAGCTTCATCATCCGCGCCTTGAAAGGCGGCAGCGCGTGGCAGTCATCACCACCGATGTTGCCATAGCCGCCACTGCTCATCACAAACGTCACGCCGGGTACCGCCGCGGGCTGGATGGTCGGATGCCGTGGGTCAGTACCCAAAAGATCCTGGTAAAGCCGCATCGAGGCATAATGCTCTTCCCAGCGCGCAACCGGTTTTTCCTGCATCTTCACCATCATCCACATATGCGGGCTATAGAGGTTGAGCACGAAATAATCCGGCATCACCCGTTTGAAGTCGCGGTATTTGAGGGGGCCGCCATTCATCCGCTGGTCGGGAAATTCCTTGGCCGGGAAATAGGCCTGCGTATCCCACACCACGCTTGCACCTTTGGGCAGGTGTTCCCTCGCCCATTCACCCAGCACCACCTGCGGCGCCTGCCGCCATTCTCCAAGCGCAATACTGGTCATCACCATATCTTTGGCCAGCGGTTTTCCCCAGCCTATGGCCAGCGCCAGCACCACCATGCACGCCGCAACCATCGCCTGTCGGCGGCGTTTCGGCCCAACTGCGGCGACCGCCATATCAAGCGCATGGGCGGCCAACCCCGCGAGCAACGCCAAGGGCACCACCATATATTGCATTTGCACCCAGTATTTGCTGAGCACCGCATAGAAGAAGAAAAGCGTCAGCGAGAACACACCAAGACATAGAAAGAGATGTGGCACGTATTGGTGCCGCCGCTTGATGCGCAGCGCCACAACACCCGCCGCAACAAACAACAATGGCCAGCGGATGCTGCGCTCGAAGCCGATGCACCAATCCCAGAAATTGGTGATCGTGATCGGTGAGTCACTGGTGAATGCCTTGCCCCATATGCGCCAGGTCAAAAGGTAATAGCGATCGAACACCGCATATGGCGTCGTCACCACGAACATCACCACCGCAATCACCGCCAACAGGACGCCGTGCATCAGGTAGCGTTTGATCCATGCGCGCGGGGCCGCTTTCAAGGCAGGCAACCCGCCCATGGCAAGCGCCACCACCAGCGCCGTGAGCGGCACCAAATGCGGCCCGCCCATTTTGGCGCCATGCGCAAGACCCGCGACCAGACCCAGCGCGATCATGGACGCGATATCCTTGTCGCGCAGGTGACGCGCAGCAGTCGCGACCGCAAGCAGGCTCAGGAAGAAAAGCAACATATCCGGATGCAGCATGTAGGCGAGCGACAAGAAGGTGGATTGCGAAGTGATAAGGAACACCCCTGCTCCCACCTCTGCCCACATGCCCAGCGCACGGCGGATTAACGTGCACACCGCCAGCAGCGTGCAGCAGGCAAACAGCATGGTGAGCACCCGCAATATGATCGGCGCGGTGGGGAACAACGGGGCACCGGCAAGTTTCATCGGTGCCCACACCGCAAGCGCCATGTCCAAATACAGCCCGCCATAATAGGGGATGTTATAATATTCAATATTCAGCCAATGCGCTGGTGCCGGGCGTTTACCGAGGCTGCCGGACAGGTAATTCGCCGGGTTGCCGTAGGGCGCGGCGGTCATCCCATCCAGCTGCATGGTGATGAGCGGCTCATCGTCATAAAACGAGGCCAGCAATGGCGCATCGGCAGTATGGCGCGTGATATGCGGCGCAAACAGTATCAGGAACACGAGCAGCAACGCCGCCGATATCCACGATGGCTTTAGTAAGCCTCTGGCTTCCTGCCAGAGCACACCAAAGCCTGCTCCCACGAGTGTCCTATAATGTTTGATCATGGCGTAGCCTTTTGTAGCATGTGTAAGAGTTCCTGCTCGTTGCCCAGCGGCCATGCCGCCTTCTTCTCGATAAGGGATGATGCATATCCATTGAGGGCCGCATTGTCACCGGCTTCATAATAAGCCGCCTGCCATAATGGCCCGGCCAGTGCATCGCGCAGCATGTAGCGCGCGTCGCACTCCTGCATTCCCGCCATGCCGCTTTTAAGCGCCGCATCCCGTGCCTGCTGCAACTTGGCGTCTGCGGCCACCGTGAACGCAACAGAATCGCGTAAGCTCGCATGCGATGCCGCCCAGCCATTCGCGGCCACATGCTGTTCAAAAACCCGCCATTGCAGCGCTAACGGAGAGGGTTCCTCCCGCCACTGCGGATCGGCATCTTCGCTTCCACCCGCATGGGTGATATGCCCCGGCTCGATAGTGAAATCGAGGCTGATCGTTTCTCCGTTTCCAGTCGTGATCACCGCCTGCCGCACGCGCTTTTTGGCTTCGCGGGCGAGCGACACCGTGGCGTTGATATCCCCTGCCGTGAGCGCAAACATGGCATCCCTTCCCCCGCGCGCCAGCGTGCAGCGATCGATCTGCCACGGCAGCGAACCATCGAGCATGGTGAGAATGCTCCAGATATGGGGCATGATATCCATGGCGATGCTTACCCCTGCATCGTAACGCTTTGCCTCGCCATAGCGGGTTTCGTCGCTCTCATCATCCCAACGCAGGGCAACCGCACGTATGCAGCCTTTCGCGCCCAGCTGCTGCGCAAAGCGCGTCAGGTAGCGGCAATAAAGAAAATTCAACCCCGGCATCACCACACAATGCCGCGTGGTAGACAGGGCGATAAGTGCCTCCGCCTCTTGCACCGTATAGGCCGCTGGTTTTTCTATCAGCACGGGCACCCCTGCTTGCACCAGCCGCATGGCCGTCGCTCCGTGCAGCCGCGCCGCATTGGCAATGATGGCCGCATCCGGCGGGGTTTCCAGCAATGCATCGATGGTCGGATAATCACCCGCGCGGGCGACAGTCACCAGCTGGGCAACGCCTGCCGCGGCGGCCACCGTTTGGTGCACCCGCCCCCAGCGCCCACCACCGATAACGGCAAGGCGGCGAATGGTCACGCCAGTGCCCCATAACGCGCCAATTGCGCCCGGGTGACCTGCAGCATATCGTCGCCGCGCGTGTGGGCCATATACCATTGCCCCGTCCATTCGAGCGCCTCTTGCGGTGCGAGCCGTGGCTGCCAGCCCAGTTGCGCGTGCGCTTGCGCAGGGTCGATGCTGAGATAGCCGCTTTCCTTGCGCGTGGCGTCGGGCGTGCCCTGCACCCACAACGCATCGCTGCCCAGAATGGCGGCGAAACGATCGGCGACATCGCGCACGGTCAGAATTTCTTCCGGTGCCGGGCCAAAATTGAGCGCGGGCGGCAGCGTTTTCTTTTGCGCCATCTGCTCGGCATACAGCAGATAGCCACTCAACGGATCAAGCGCGTGCTGCCATGGGCGCACGGCTTCGGGGTGCCGCAGCGACAGTTTCTCGCCCGCCACATAGGCGCGCCACATATCGGGAATCAGCCGGTCTTCCGACCAGTCGCCGCCGCCAATCACATTGCCCGCGCGCGCGCTGCCCACCGGCACCTGCGCGGCAGCATAAAAGCTGGTGGCATAGCTGCGCACCACCATTTCGGCCGCGGCTTTCGATGCCGAATACGGGTCGCTGCCACCGAGCGGGTGCTGCTCGTCGAACGCCTGCCTGGTTTCGCGGTTATCGTAGACTTTATCGCTGGTAATCACCAACACCGCTTCCAGCGCGGGCATGTTGCGCAGCGCCTCCAGCAGATACACCGTGCCCATGATATTGGTGTCGAACGTCTCGACCGGCTGCGCGTAGGATCGGCGCACCAGCGGCTGGGCTGCCATATGGATGGCAATCTGCGGCTGCGCGCGCTGCACCAGCGCGGCGAACGCCGCTTGCTCACGGATATCCTGCAGGTGCGATGCCATTGGCAGCTGCAGCAGCTGCCACATGCTCGGCTGTGTCTCGGGCGCCAGCGAAATGCCGGTCACCTGCGCGCCCAAGGCTTCCAGCATCACCGAAAGCCACGCGCCCTTGAAGCCCGTATGCCCCGTCAGCAGGACCCGTTTATCTTTCCAGAATGTCGCATCCGGCAGCATTCCCATGGGCTACCACCATTTCCACGGCGCTTGCTTATTGGCGAGCAGATCCTGCAGGTAACGGCGATCCCGCAACGTGTCCATCGGGTGCCAGAAGCCGTCATGCGTGTAGGCACCAAGCGTGCGCTTGCTCGTCAGCGCTTCCATCGGTTGGCGTTCGAGCATGATGCTGTCGCCTTCGATATGGTTGAATATCTCATGGTTCATCACAAAGAAGCCGCCGTTGATATAGCCCTCACCGGTCGTCGGTTTCTCGGAGAACTTCACCACCGTGTTGCCTTCAATCACCGCGGCGCCAAAGCGTGCAGGCGGCTTCACGGCGGTCATGGTCGCATCGAACCCGTGTTTTTTGTGGAAGGCGATGGAGGCCGTAATATCAATATCCGCCACGCCGTCACCATAGGTCAGGCAGAAATCCTCGCCGGGGGTCAGGTATTCCTGCACCCGGCGCAAGCGGCCACCGGTCTGGGTGTTCTCACCCGTATCGATGATCGTCACTTTCCATGGCTCCGCGCGGCGGGTTAAATGCTCGATATGGTTGTTCGCCAGATCAATGGTCACATTGCTCGTATGCAACGGGTAGTTCGCGAAATATT
It encodes the following:
- a CDS encoding DUF808 domain-containing protein is translated as MATGLLALLDDIAALVKVGAASLDDIPAQVAKTSGKVSGIIIDDAAVTPKYVVGLSPARELAIIYKIARKSLVNKLLFVGPAILLLGVFAEWSIQPLLMLGGAYLCFEGYEKVHSLFSTHADGHHAEEGEAMEVITPEALENIRVKSAVRTDFILSAEIMAITYASVVDKPVLTQVVVMLCVAFAITVAVYGFVGLIVKADDIGLYMAREKHRSLTRRIGRGIVKSMPGFLTILSYIGTAAMLWVGAEIIAHGITPLHHGLEHVQHALMGIPALAWVAKALLCAIGGVIFGAVIERVIACARTVFTSKKQK
- a CDS encoding Gfo/Idh/MocA family oxidoreductase, translated to MTIRRLAVIGGGRWGRVHQTVAAAAGVAQLVTVARAGDYPTIDALLETPPDAAIIANAARLHGATAMRLVQAGVPVLIEKPAAYTVQEAEALIALSTTRHCVVMPGLNFLYCRYLTRFAQQLGAKGCIRAVALRWDDESDETRYGEAKRYDAGVSIAMDIMPHIWSILTMLDGSLPWQIDRCTLARGGRDAMFALTAGDINATVSLAREAKKRVRQAVITTGNGETISLDFTIEPGHITHAGGSEDADPQWREEPSPLALQWRVFEQHVAANGWAASHASLRDSVAFTVAADAKLQQARDAALKSGMAGMQECDARYMLRDALAGPLWQAAYYEAGDNAALNGYASSLIEKKAAWPLGNEQELLHMLQKATP
- a CDS encoding VacJ family lipoprotein yields the protein MSARMRIGGVLLVMLALAGCSAERPEDNAPPTMRYFTDADRERYAQEQFAVYDPAEGTNKYMYKLNAQLDRYVLIPVVDAYTYVTPVFVRQRVSNFFLNVGEIGNFTNAVMQASPGKASTTLGRFVVNTTVGLLGTFDVASEMGLHRQPEDFGQTLGYWGAGPGPYIVLPFFGPSNLRDTTGTIVDLVTLSLILPNEVESSPTYGIIAYGVQPVNMRYTNSFRYFESGTPFEYEIVRYIVSHGRTMQIAK
- a CDS encoding VTT domain-containing protein, whose amino-acid sequence is MLTSTYRPLILLLLVGAGAAFLMSDARQFLTLETLKASHAHWAMFYAAHPWVCRAFFMAGALVFFSLPLPGGSLLLLAAGSIFGWLVGFIIIVITAMGGACIAFLCSRLLIGEYVQRRFAAQLMQVNRGIADEGALYVFALHLIPFIPFGIINWVMGITPLRLHVFACASLLGLLPGIALITAAGTQLASIHSLSDIFSPALLLSLCAIGVLPVAARRFLQYLRQRSA
- a CDS encoding S-(hydroxymethyl)glutathione dehydrogenase/class III alcohol dehydrogenase; this encodes MKTKAAVAYGAGKKLSIETVDLEGPRAGEVLVEIKATGVCHTDAFTLSGDDPEGAFPAILGHEGAGVVVEVGAGVTSLKRGDHVIPLYTPECRECEYCLHPKTNLCQKIRPTQGRGLMPDGTSRFSIDGTPILHYMGCSTFSNYTVLPEIALAKIRPDAPFDKVCYIGCGVTTGVGAVVFDAKVEPGSKVVVFGLGGIGLNVIQGARMVGADQIIGIDINPARVEIAKKFGMTHFINPKDVPNIVEAIVDLTGGGADYSFECIGNTATMRQALECTHKGWGESVIIGVAGAGQEISTRPFQLVTGRVWRGSAFGGARGRTDVPKIVDWYMNGKIDIDSLITHTMPLEKINDAFDLMHAGESIRSVVVY
- a CDS encoding lipid-binding SYLF domain-containing protein — translated: MAFSLATIFSLGFAPGANAATKEDLNKESSQALQKLIAENPTAAALSKKSKGVLIFPSIVKAGLVFGGAYGEGELLTNNKVENYYNSVTASWGLQAGAQSYGYVVFLMNDKALDYVRATHGWEVGVGPTVVVVNEGVAKNLSTSTLKDDAYAFIFDQQGLMAGVSIEGSKITKIKTP
- a CDS encoding alpha/beta hydrolase; the protein is MLLAALMAAGCTAKPASTHPLPEAIWSLPAAPAYDYPIRNPYAATIIAVPPELKLDYSAMPAPQEKKLTVFPNRDIPEGFWYERGLRYSEMLQAKPAPLVYVIAGTGADHRAEKMRTLGNILYSAGFHVVLLPSPTHQNFIINASGNFLVGRPRQSAEDLYRVMGMIDADVTKHATVTKRMLTGYSLGALDAAFTAKLDEEKRQFNFARVLLINPPLSLYSSTKTINAMLYQGLPHGMDDADSFIKTALMRLSTTQQSGDALDFSNERALIDAYEKYQPDDAKLAATIGLSFRLSAASLAFAADVMSHAGYVFPKDKPFTTSTNLTHTMSLALRTSFIDYFNELYVQRLQAMYPGMTRAQMIEESGLESLDGYIHHNPKFGMITNLDDVILAPGEADKLARMFSPNAFVFDHGGHVGNLAYPTVGYHIVHFLRDGES
- the rfbG gene encoding CDP-glucose 4,6-dehydratase gives rise to the protein MGMLPDATFWKDKRVLLTGHTGFKGAWLSVMLEALGAQVTGISLAPETQPSMWQLLQLPMASHLQDIREQAAFAALVQRAQPQIAIHMAAQPLVRRSYAQPVETFDTNIMGTVYLLEALRNMPALEAVLVITSDKVYDNRETRQAFDEQHPLGGSDPYSASKAAAEMVVRSYATSFYAAAQVPVGSARAGNVIGGGDWSEDRLIPDMWRAYVAGEKLSLRHPEAVRPWQHALDPLSGYLLYAEQMAQKKTLPPALNFGPAPEEILTVRDVADRFAAILGSDALWVQGTPDATRKESGYLSIDPAQAHAQLGWQPRLAPQEALEWTGQWYMAHTRGDDMLQVTRAQLARYGALA
- the rfbF gene encoding glucose-1-phosphate cytidylyltransferase, with product MKAVILAGGLGTRLSEETDRIPKPMVTLDDKPILWHIMKIYAKHGIEEFIICAGYKAQSIIEYFANYPLHTSNVTIDLANNHIEHLTRRAEPWKVTIIDTGENTQTGGRLRRVQEYLTPGEDFCLTYGDGVADIDITASIAFHKKHGFDATMTAVKPPARFGAAVIEGNTVVKFSEKPTTGEGYINGGFFVMNHEIFNHIEGDSIMLERQPMEALTSKRTLGAYTHDGFWHPMDTLRDRRYLQDLLANKQAPWKWW